One genomic segment of Tissierellales bacterium includes these proteins:
- the prfB gene encoding peptide chain release factor 2 (programmed frameshift) translates to MEGIYEYKEKVDRLRTMVHELGVSLDIENLKEKAEVLSKKSYEEDFWEDTEKAQKTMQELKNIKDKIQSFNELNEEFDDLEVLIELALEEGDFSLHDEIKTALNKTSKKAENLKLETLLSGEYDKNDSILSIHSGAGGLEAQDWAEILLRMYSRWADKKGFFVKTLDIQPDTEGGIKSVTLLIKGVNAYGYLKSEKGVHRLVRISPFDSSGRRHTSFASVDVYPALGGDVEIVLEPNDLKVDTYRASGAGGQHVNTTDSAVRITHIPTGIVVQCQNERSQHSNRITAIRMLQAKLIQLKEEEEKEKIEDLQGQYRQIAWGSQIRSYIFHPYNLVKDHRTNVEERNTNSVIDGDIDIFINEYLKEKALQ, encoded by the exons ATGGAGGGAATTTATGAATACAAAGAAAAGGTGGATAGGCTTAGGACCATGGTCCATGAATTAGGGGTGTCCCTT GACATTGAAAATTTAAAAGAAAAAGCAGAAGTTTTAAGTAAAAAGTCTTATGAAGAAGATTTTTGGGAAGATACTGAAAAAGCTCAGAAAACAATGCAAGAATTAAAAAATATCAAGGATAAAATACAAAGTTTTAATGAACTAAATGAAGAGTTTGACGATTTAGAAGTTTTAATAGAATTGGCCTTAGAAGAAGGGGATTTTTCTTTACATGATGAAATTAAAACTGCTCTTAATAAGACTTCTAAAAAGGCGGAAAATTTGAAATTGGAAACTCTTTTAAGTGGAGAATATGATAAAAATGACTCAATATTATCTATTCATTCAGGAGCTGGAGGGTTAGAGGCTCAAGATTGGGCAGAGATACTTTTAAGAATGTATAGTAGATGGGCAGATAAAAAAGGATTCTTCGTTAAGACTTTAGATATTCAGCCTGATACTGAAGGAGGTATAAAAAGTGTTACCCTTTTGATTAAAGGGGTAAATGCCTATGGGTATTTAAAGTCGGAAAAAGGTGTTCATAGATTAGTAAGAATATCACCTTTTGACTCTTCCGGTAGAAGACATACTTCTTTTGCTAGTGTAGATGTATATCCAGCCTTAGGTGGAGATGTTGAAATAGTCTTAGAACCTAATGATTTAAAAGTTGACACTTATAGGGCCAGTGGAGCTGGAGGACAACATGTAAATACTACTGATTCTGCTGTTAGAATTACCCATATACCTACGGGAATTGTGGTACAGTGTCAAAATGAAAGGTCTCAACATAGTAATAGGATTACAGCTATTAGAATGTTGCAGGCTAAGCTTATCCAATTAAAGGAAGAAGAAGAAAAAGAAAAAATTGAAGATTTACAAGGACAATATAGACAAATTGCCTGGGGGTCTCAAATTAGATCTTATATCTTTCACCCCTATAACCTGGTAAAGGACCACAGAACTAATGTGGAAGAGAGAAATACAAACAGTG